A DNA window from Schistocerca americana isolate TAMUIC-IGC-003095 chromosome 4, iqSchAmer2.1, whole genome shotgun sequence contains the following coding sequences:
- the LOC124613127 gene encoding uncharacterized protein LOC124613127, protein MKTTELLVVATVILSFDNGCDTVPTRRPQQGALQRQNQGQQPQQGVALAPWYEEYPDMTAYQNVPPYLPVHPVVLYDESIYYPPPMDLQDPYYYMGLGGYGPCRSGQKKHGRKHKPRQ, encoded by the coding sequence ATGAAGACAACGGAGTTACTTGTTGTGGCAACTGTCATTTTGTCGTTCGACAATGGTTGTGACACAGTGCCAACAAGAAGGCCACAACAAGGGGCACTACAGCGACAGAATCAGGGTCAACAGCCCCAACAGGGTGTGGCGCTCGCTCCGTGGTACGAGGAATATCCTGACATGACGGCATACCAGAACGTGCCACCTTACCTGCCTGTACACCCCGTGGTGCTGTATGATGAGTCCATTTACTATCCGCCTCCTATGGACTTGCAAGATCCTTATTACTACATGGGGCTGGGAGGATATGGACCCTGCCGCAGCGGCCAGAAGAAGCACGGTCGCAAGCACAAACCAAGACAATAG